Below is a genomic region from Malassezia restricta chromosome VIII, complete sequence.
ATCACGCTCAAAAAGTTGCTCAGCGTGGAGTAAAACGACGTCTGACCCACAATCGCGAGTGGCAGCACAATCGCTGTGGCTGCGAGCGGGAAAAGGAAGCGTGGCAAGATCCTGAGCGGCGGCAAGGCTGTTTGGAAGCACAAGCCAATGGAATAAAAGGACGTCATCATGTTCGAAGCGGCTGAGAGCGCAATCAGCACGGTCAAAAACTTGCCAAAGTTGCCCAGGTGCGTCGACAGCACGAGATTCATCAGCGGCCCAGGCGATGGGTTGTTGCTGACGGCGTCATTCCACGCAGGGACTCGCTGCGACGACGTGGCAAAGGCAGCACCGAGCATCAAGATGGGCGGCGCAGAAAAAAGGAGTGCGATCCACGAAATGACAAACAAGAGCCACGAGGATCGGTCGCGGTGGTAGTACATCGAAATAtccgacgacatggacgcatAGGACACATAAAAGCCAGAGAGCAAGGAACCTAAACCCAAAACATTGCGCGCCGTCGGACGCGGCTCTTGAGGAAGCACATGCAGTCCTTCTGGACCTGTTTTGGCCTCGCCCGCCAGGATGGCGAAACTAATCAACACAGGCAGCCAAAACACCATGTCTAGCACATTGAGGACTCGAATACCACAAAACGACACCGCAAGCGCCATCACCGTCACAATCACAATACCGACCGTGGCGGACATCGACCCATGAGGCGATACGGCCTGGAGTGTCTCGCCTGCCACAATGGCATTCAAGATACCGTAGCCCAGACCCGTCAGGGCGGTGAGGAGAGCAGGTACAGGGGCTCCAAAGTACCCAAACGAGTACCTTGCATGGACCATTTGACGCATACCCAGTTTGTGTCCAAAGATCGTAAAGGCTGCTGGAAAAATGGCCCATCCGATAAGGAAGCCTAATGTCGTATAGCTAAAATATCGAAACTCGAACCCCATATCAGGCGCGACCATCCCCGTCGAAAAGCTGAGCACGTTCAGGTTCATACTTACCCATATCAAAGCGATCACATAGGGATGTCTCATCTGCTGCTCTTCCGGCTTGATAGGATCAATATTCCCCCATTCGAGCCATGCAAATCGGCGCCAGTGGCGCTTGTTGAGCATGCCCACGAGCTTGTTATCTGACTTTTCATCCAGGTGAGGCTCAAGCACTTGATCAAGCTTTTCGCCCATGGATGTGCGTCCATGCTCCCCGTGCTCTTCTGCCTCGGCATGAGTCTGCTCTTTCTCCTGACGAGTCATTGAAGAACAGGCATACGTTCCTTGTTCTTGGATTGCGTGCTGCACCGGTTTTCTTATCAGTCCTACGAttgcgtgctgcgccggTTTTCTTATCAGTCCCACGATTGCGCCAATCACAGGCCGTCGATTCTGTGAAAACAGCTTATCTTACGGAGGGCGAATCTTATTTTCA
It encodes:
- a CDS encoding permease: MTRQEKEQTHAEAEEHGEHGRTSMGEKLDQVLEPHLDEKSDNKLVGMLNKRHWRRFAWLEWGNIDPIKPEEQQMRHPYVIALIWVSMNLNVLSFSTGMVAPDMGFEFRYFSYTTLGFLIGWAIFPAAFTIFGHKLGMRQMVHARYSFGYFGAPVPALLTALTGLGYGILNAIVAGETLQAVSPHGSMSATVGIVIVTVMALAVSFCGIRVLNVLDMVFWLPVLISFAILAGEAKTGPEGLHVLPQEPRPTARNVLGLGSLLSGFYVSYASMSSDISMYYHRDRSSWLLFVISWIALLFSAPPILMLGAAFATSSQRVPAWNDAVSNNPSPGPLMNLVLSTHLGNFGKFLTVLIALSAASNMMTSFYSIGLCFQTALPPLRILPRFLFPLAATAIVLPLAIVGQTSFYSTLSNFLSVIGYWSALYVGVVIADFVVIRRCRMSSYDVSIWNDWRQLPPGIAAMTSCVLSLGLVVPFMDQAWFTGPLGKHVGDLGFELGLAVTFVLYCVLRPVEQRLFRR